In the genome of Pelobacter seleniigenes DSM 18267, one region contains:
- a CDS encoding GNAT family N-acetyltransferase has product MEWNPGQYPYIKQLTPAYERAIRQSALLNIDTLVIPSPYIQHRTIDIAYEHSLVWEEKGELLGYLLVYATPDQQSFHIYKLVTNPFGRGKGIGSAFLHILASQVAPEANIYLYVWEKLLSSIDFFTTRGFTITDLTVFRRMRFHLMSVTAATLLDKLDSATHPEVSVVEELSRVRHDVKKSLRVLFDMTAMLSVDNFNQVAENINRETTSMLNTLNRYEDKIHLEHKVSFQELITERVIPFIEAVDSNCEVQLILKSKIDPVNSSYLSCSRALINIVANALDAIKAAGRRGRIEFLLEQQDDTVTLSITDNGIGIAAERLQKGADQLPQFVGNSTKSKTATGEGVGTRQIYATFGSEHIEVTSEPGISTTWVIRLKKSTTRDSSLLDELSTRYVRMIKATQKARLTPETSRKEITIFIWQLRQMELFSYDLLYHFSRYNNIRDIFQNVLLYRFGDQSFNFLKEELGKCRIDNNSIRSWLLGITRRINKYETCILRNVPFQAYKDVLFQSYGQATDRTMIFTLDPVNGRFLATDRKLAEHLDFVPYLKRSRDELLRGELVGDVRNVNSPIYLGVWSVTSREDLYDKLKLLRQGAQQLLQMGLDKNKRIAFYNTTYNTCESEINTQQTITLGEMATLKETAFEQLIRPADSGMSGVLAFD; this is encoded by the coding sequence ATGGAATGGAATCCCGGCCAATATCCTTACATCAAACAGCTGACCCCGGCTTATGAACGCGCCATCCGCCAATCCGCGTTACTGAATATCGATACCCTGGTGATCCCCTCACCCTATATTCAGCATCGCACCATCGATATCGCTTACGAGCATAGCCTGGTCTGGGAGGAAAAGGGGGAGCTGCTCGGCTATCTGCTGGTTTATGCCACCCCGGATCAGCAGAGCTTTCATATCTACAAACTGGTGACCAACCCCTTTGGCCGGGGCAAGGGGATCGGCTCGGCCTTCCTGCACATCCTCGCCAGCCAGGTCGCCCCGGAAGCGAACATCTATCTGTACGTCTGGGAAAAGCTGCTCAGCTCCATCGACTTTTTCACCACCCGCGGCTTTACCATCACCGACCTGACCGTGTTCAGAAGGATGCGCTTTCATCTGATGTCGGTCACGGCGGCAACCCTGCTGGACAAGCTCGATTCCGCCACCCATCCGGAAGTTTCGGTGGTGGAGGAACTGTCGCGGGTGCGCCATGACGTCAAAAAATCCCTTCGGGTCCTGTTCGACATGACCGCCATGCTGTCGGTGGACAACTTCAACCAGGTCGCGGAAAACATCAATCGCGAGACGACCTCGATGCTCAACACCCTGAATCGCTATGAAGATAAAATTCACCTGGAGCACAAGGTGTCATTTCAGGAGCTGATCACCGAGCGGGTCATTCCTTTTATCGAAGCGGTGGACAGCAACTGCGAGGTGCAACTGATCCTCAAGTCCAAGATCGATCCGGTCAACAGCAGTTATCTGAGTTGCAGCCGGGCGCTGATCAATATCGTCGCCAATGCCCTGGACGCTATCAAGGCGGCCGGGCGCCGCGGCCGCATCGAGTTTCTCCTGGAACAGCAGGACGATACCGTAACCCTCAGCATCACCGACAACGGCATCGGTATCGCTGCCGAACGCCTGCAAAAGGGGGCGGACCAGCTGCCGCAGTTTGTCGGCAACTCGACCAAAAGCAAGACGGCGACCGGCGAAGGGGTCGGCACCAGGCAGATCTATGCAACCTTCGGCAGTGAACATATTGAGGTCACCAGCGAGCCTGGGATCTCGACCACCTGGGTTATCCGCCTGAAAAAAAGCACCACCCGGGACAGCAGCCTGCTGGATGAGTTGAGCACCCGCTACGTGAGAATGATCAAAGCCACCCAGAAAGCCCGGCTGACCCCGGAGACCAGCCGCAAGGAGATCACCATCTTCATCTGGCAACTCCGCCAGATGGAGCTGTTCAGTTACGATCTGCTTTACCACTTCAGCCGCTACAACAACATCCGTGACATCTTCCAGAACGTGCTGCTTTACCGCTTTGGCGACCAGAGCTTCAACTTCCTTAAAGAAGAGCTGGGTAAATGCCGCATCGACAACAATTCAATCCGCTCCTGGCTGCTGGGGATTACCCGGCGAATCAACAAATACGAAACCTGCATCCTGCGGAATGTGCCGTTCCAGGCCTACAAGGATGTTCTCTTCCAGAGCTACGGCCAGGCCACCGACCGCACCATGATCTTTACCCTCGACCCGGTCAACGGCCGCTTTCTGGCCACCGACCGCAAGCTCGCCGAACATCTCGATTTTGTCCCCTATCTCAAACGCAGCCGGGATGAACTGTTGCGTGGCGAACTGGTCGGGGATGTCCGCAACGTCAACAGCCCCATCTACCTGGGAGTCTGGTCGGTGACCAGCCGGGAGGACCTGTACGACAAATTGAAGCTGCTCCGCCAGGGCGCGCAGCAGCTGCTGCAAATGGGGCTGGACAAGAACAAGCGGATCGCGTTTTACAATACCACCTATAATACCTGCGAGAGCGAAATCAACACCCAGCAGACCATTACCCTGGGGGAGATGGCAACGCTGAAAGAGACCGCCTTCGAGCAGCTTATCCGCCCGGCGGACAGCGGCATGAGCGGGGTCCTCGCCTTCGACTGA
- a CDS encoding rhodanese-like domain-containing protein, whose translation MSRNKLIMLPLLLLFLLATAGSAMAFGFGNKFEAEVKTEQSAVKLVREVQRGGYAVVTTAELKKWQDEGKDMLIVDTMPFADSYKKGHVPGAVQFLFPIPDMTSWDSKETDGKSEQDFAALLGPDKERTIVIYCGFVKCTRSHNGAVWAKKLGYKNVYRYPGGIFAWKGADLPVETVD comes from the coding sequence ATGTCTCGCAATAAACTGATCATGCTCCCGCTGCTGTTGCTGTTTCTGCTGGCTACGGCGGGGTCAGCCATGGCCTTCGGGTTCGGCAACAAGTTCGAAGCTGAAGTCAAAACCGAACAGTCAGCAGTCAAACTGGTCCGTGAAGTACAGCGCGGCGGTTATGCTGTGGTGACCACGGCAGAGCTGAAAAAATGGCAGGATGAGGGCAAGGATATGCTTATTGTCGACACCATGCCCTTTGCGGACAGCTACAAAAAAGGTCATGTTCCCGGTGCCGTACAGTTCCTGTTTCCGATTCCGGACATGACCAGCTGGGACAGCAAAGAAACCGACGGCAAATCAGAGCAGGATTTCGCCGCCTTGTTGGGTCCGGACAAAGAGCGCACCATTGTCATCTACTGCGGTTTTGTCAAATGTACCCGCAGCCACAACGGTGCGGTCTGGGCCAAAAAGCTGGGCTACAAAAACGTTTATCGTTATCCCGGCGGCATCTTCGCCTGGAAAGGTGCGGACCTGCCGGTCGAAACCGTCGACTGA
- a CDS encoding MauE/DoxX family redox-associated membrane protein translates to MSAQSLQSMVPRFLRSRPGRGVYQLLRLLLVGVFFWPGLSKALAPQEFATTIAAYGLLPEPLVTGAAVLLIALELIAAGGLLLEKRGALLLLTLQLLLFMAVLGYGIHLGLDIDCGCFGPNDPEAAAFHDLRGALLRDCGFLSAIAYLYAWRFQNRLRPAPWLRTSTGQASSKEE, encoded by the coding sequence ATGTCAGCACAATCATTGCAGTCAATGGTTCCCCGCTTCCTGCGCAGTCGCCCCGGCCGCGGCGTCTATCAGCTGTTGCGCCTGCTGCTGGTCGGCGTCTTCTTCTGGCCCGGCCTCAGCAAGGCCCTCGCCCCGCAGGAATTCGCCACCACCATTGCCGCTTACGGCTTGCTCCCCGAACCCCTGGTTACCGGGGCAGCCGTGCTGCTGATCGCCCTGGAACTCATTGCCGCCGGCGGTCTGCTGCTGGAAAAACGCGGCGCCTTGCTCCTGCTCACCCTGCAGCTGCTGTTGTTCATGGCGGTGCTGGGCTACGGAATCCACCTGGGACTGGATATCGACTGCGGCTGTTTCGGCCCGAACGATCCCGAGGCCGCCGCATTTCATGATCTGCGTGGGGCCCTGCTCCGCGACTGTGGATTTTTATCGGCCATTGCATACCTTTATGCATGGCGTTTTCAGAACCGCCTGCGCCCCGCGCCCTGGTTGCGAACCAGCACGGGACAGGCCTCATCCAAGGAGGAATAA
- a CDS encoding (Fe-S)-binding protein translates to MNSGQPAIPVQTDEQPFPKALHLRLTEVSVNCTGCGLCVRQCGFLQKHGTPQQLARNYLLQQGSNCTDPFACHLCGLCTALCPHQVDPAGLFLALRRAEFRQGRAEHPEYKGLRRYERLGTSQRFSWHALPQDCETIFFPGCSLAGSRPETTWKTFAHLRQTIPTIGIVLDCCTKPSHDLGDEDYFSAMFGELKTYLLHQGINQVLVACPSCERVFSTYAPELTTRMVYELLNELPLPAAPSITGTVDIHDPCVARFNRSSQSAVRALLGKKGLQLSEPAQSGKTTLCCGAGGAVSYRYPERSAAWQDKHCQQLQTGHLVSYCASCTQVFAARTRSSHVLDLLFEPELTSAGKAAVAKGPLTYWNRLRLKARIRKNVAAAVTRERTFSGRPQDASRPRRSKAMPLLVLRQLTFIAGWTPLPLLYRKLKALRNQPV, encoded by the coding sequence ATGAACTCAGGACAACCAGCAATCCCGGTGCAAACAGACGAACAGCCGTTCCCAAAGGCCTTGCACCTTCGGCTGACCGAGGTGTCGGTAAACTGTACCGGTTGCGGCCTCTGTGTGCGCCAGTGTGGTTTCCTGCAAAAACATGGCACCCCGCAGCAGCTGGCCCGCAACTATCTACTTCAGCAGGGAAGCAACTGTACCGATCCCTTTGCCTGTCATCTGTGCGGACTGTGCACCGCGCTCTGTCCGCATCAGGTTGATCCGGCCGGGCTGTTTCTGGCGTTGCGCCGGGCCGAGTTCCGCCAAGGCCGGGCCGAGCACCCGGAATACAAAGGGCTCAGACGTTACGAACGGCTCGGCACCTCGCAGCGCTTCAGTTGGCATGCCCTGCCCCAGGACTGCGAGACGATCTTCTTCCCAGGCTGTTCCCTGGCCGGGTCGCGACCGGAAACGACCTGGAAAACCTTCGCCCATCTCCGCCAAACAATCCCCACTATCGGCATCGTCCTGGACTGCTGTACCAAACCGTCCCATGACCTTGGCGATGAGGACTATTTCTCGGCCATGTTCGGGGAACTGAAGACTTACCTGCTCCACCAGGGGATCAACCAGGTTCTGGTGGCCTGCCCCAGCTGCGAGCGGGTCTTTTCAACCTACGCCCCGGAACTGACCACCCGGATGGTTTACGAACTGCTCAACGAACTCCCGTTGCCGGCCGCGCCTTCAATCACCGGCACGGTCGATATCCATGATCCCTGCGTCGCCCGCTTCAATCGCAGCAGCCAGAGCGCAGTGCGCGCCCTGCTTGGCAAAAAGGGGCTGCAACTGTCTGAACCCGCACAGAGTGGCAAAACCACCCTCTGCTGCGGTGCCGGCGGCGCGGTCAGCTACCGCTACCCGGAGCGCTCCGCGGCCTGGCAGGACAAACATTGCCAGCAATTGCAGACCGGGCATCTGGTCAGTTATTGCGCCAGCTGTACCCAGGTATTTGCTGCCCGGACCCGGTCCAGCCATGTGTTGGATCTGCTCTTCGAACCGGAGTTGACCAGCGCAGGCAAAGCGGCGGTGGCCAAAGGACCGCTCACCTATTGGAATCGCCTGCGCCTGAAGGCCCGCATCCGCAAAAATGTGGCCGCCGCCGTCACCCGGGAACGGACTTTTTCCGGCCGTCCTCAAGACGCTTCCCGTCCACGGCGGAGCAAGGCGATGCCCCTGCTGGTGTTGCGACAGTTGACCTTTATCGCTGGCTGGACCCCGCTGCCGCTGCTCTATCGCAAACTCAAAGCGCTGCGCAACCAGCCGGTGTAA
- a CDS encoding rhodanese-like domain-containing protein, producing MNKTVSCFFVLLVLCVTLPAGAFAYNYISPEQVKQNLAAQSAMSLIDIQVKDEFTQHHIQGAVATYAYPVKSAADRAKLDVSVATLKNNQDSAVIICPRGAGGAKRAYDYLVESGIPENRLFILSKGQGGWPFPELLAPAQ from the coding sequence ATGAACAAAACCGTTTCTTGTTTTTTCGTCCTGCTGGTTCTCTGCGTAACACTTCCCGCCGGGGCCTTTGCTTACAACTATATTTCCCCGGAGCAGGTCAAACAGAACCTGGCCGCACAATCCGCCATGTCCCTGATCGATATTCAGGTCAAAGATGAATTCACGCAGCACCATATTCAAGGCGCTGTCGCCACCTACGCCTATCCAGTCAAATCAGCAGCCGATCGTGCCAAGCTGGATGTCTCTGTCGCCACTCTGAAAAACAATCAGGACAGCGCGGTTATCATCTGCCCGCGCGGTGCCGGCGGCGCAAAGCGGGCGTACGATTACCTGGTCGAATCCGGGATTCCGGAAAACCGGCTCTTCATCCTCAGCAAAGGGCAAGGCGGCTGGCCATTTCCGGAGTTGCTGGCTCCGGCCCAATAG